In Colwellia sp. M166, a genomic segment contains:
- a CDS encoding thioredoxin family protein, whose amino-acid sequence MKTVSSILLIITIFFTITACANGDVEKNTMAIGEISQQQLIRDHNSFQQSYQAFELSEREVTAIKRWPSNLHIDVYFGSWCHDSQREVPRFLKVLAENNTLSYRLIGLDYDKSEPNGLAKSHDIHYTPTFIVYQNSKELGRIIERPQVSLTADISAML is encoded by the coding sequence ATGAAAACAGTTTCCAGTATTTTACTAATTATCACGATTTTTTTTACCATAACCGCCTGCGCTAACGGTGATGTAGAAAAAAACACTATGGCCATTGGTGAGATTAGTCAACAGCAATTAATCCGTGATCATAACTCTTTTCAACAAAGTTATCAGGCCTTTGAATTATCTGAACGGGAAGTTACAGCGATTAAACGTTGGCCAAGTAATTTACATATAGATGTTTATTTTGGCTCTTGGTGTCATGATAGCCAACGTGAAGTCCCTCGGTTTTTGAAAGTATTGGCAGAAAATAACACACTTTCTTACCGCTTAATTGGCCTTGATTATGATAAATCAGAGCCGAATGGCTTAGCAAAAAGTCATGATATTCATTACACGCCAACTTTTATAGTTTATCAAAATAGTAAGGAATTAGGACGTATTATTGAGCGACCACAAGTGTCATTAACCGCTGATATATCGGCAATGTTATAG
- the tyrA gene encoding bifunctional chorismate mutase/prephenate dehydrogenase — MSNTATFEQQLTALRDEIDDIDGQLVALLAKRRAVTTKVGLLKSEVGMPIFAPEREASLLKARRQQAIAAGISPELIEDILRRLMQDSYISQDASGYRCVNPDCKKIVIIGGDGQLGRIFGDLFTRSHYQVQTLEQADWPNSTDILADANLVIVAVPIRLTAMIIQKLSSLPESCILADVTSIKEAPLYEMMKVHNGPVIGLHPMFGPDVTGLVKQTIIACEGRLPEQYHWLLEQFQVWGAKVYPVEAHAHDQAMSMVQVMRHFSTIAYGYHLMTEGADIAQLVEMSSPIYRLELIMVGRLFAQDPVLYTDIIFANQDNIAMMKRFAYRFLELLEDVQLDDKQAFTAMFSQVADWFGDYANIFLQESKAMLIKADQLKKH; from the coding sequence ATGAGTAACACAGCTACATTTGAGCAGCAACTGACTGCACTGCGCGATGAAATTGATGATATCGATGGTCAACTGGTTGCGTTATTGGCTAAGCGACGCGCTGTAACGACAAAAGTTGGTTTATTAAAAAGTGAAGTCGGTATGCCTATTTTTGCTCCTGAACGTGAAGCGAGCTTATTAAAAGCTCGGCGCCAACAAGCGATAGCCGCCGGAATTTCTCCGGAATTAATCGAAGATATTTTGCGTCGCTTGATGCAAGACTCTTATATTAGCCAAGATGCCAGCGGCTATCGCTGTGTTAATCCGGATTGCAAAAAAATCGTTATTATTGGTGGTGATGGTCAATTAGGGCGAATTTTTGGCGACTTATTTACCCGCTCTCATTATCAAGTGCAAACTTTGGAACAAGCCGATTGGCCCAATAGTACTGACATTTTAGCGGATGCGAATTTAGTGATTGTAGCTGTGCCGATCAGATTGACCGCTATGATTATTCAAAAACTAAGTAGCTTGCCTGAAAGTTGTATTTTAGCGGATGTTACCAGTATTAAAGAAGCACCGCTGTACGAAATGATGAAAGTACATAATGGTCCTGTTATCGGTTTGCATCCTATGTTTGGTCCTGATGTTACCGGTTTAGTTAAACAAACCATTATTGCTTGTGAAGGGCGCTTGCCAGAACAATATCATTGGTTATTGGAGCAGTTTCAAGTTTGGGGAGCAAAAGTTTACCCAGTTGAAGCACACGCTCATGACCAAGCAATGTCGATGGTGCAAGTGATGCGACATTTTTCCACTATTGCTTATGGTTATCATTTAATGACTGAAGGCGCTGATATCGCACAATTAGTAGAGATGAGCTCGCCCATTTATCGTTTAGAGCTGATTATGGTCGGACGCTTATTTGCTCAAGATCCCGTGCTATACACAGATATTATTTTTGCCAACCAAGATAATATTGCTATGATGAAGCGCTTTGCCTATCGATTTTTAGAATTACTTGAAGATGTGCAGTTAGATGACAAACAAGCTTTTACCGCTATGTTTTCACAAGTTGCGGATTGGTTTGGAGATTATGCTAATATTTTCTTACAGGAAAGTAAGGCGATGTTGATAAAAGCCGATCAACTCAAGAAACATTAA
- a CDS encoding 3-deoxy-7-phosphoheptulonate synthase: protein MPKSRLNDIHVNAEDVLITPNALREELPLPEAGRVFVKNARQIIANIIHKQDHRLLVITGPCSVHDVDAAKAYARKLKVLHDKYQDSLYIVMRVYFEKPRTTVGWKGLINDPHMDGSFDVESGLRKARELLIYLTELGLPLATEALDPISPQYLAELFSWSAIGARTTESQTHREMASGLSMPIGFKNGTNGGLGVAINALQSAAHSHRFMGINRQGQVALIKTSGNPDGHVILRGGKQPNYDSVNVQLCEQELAKQDLEPGIVVDCSHGNSNKDYRRQPLVAENVFNQICDGNKSIIGIMLESNINPGNQSSDLPFKALEYGVSVTDACIDFTTTEQLILGASTKLETILKQRINATS, encoded by the coding sequence ATGCCGAAAAGCAGATTAAATGATATACATGTTAATGCCGAAGATGTCTTAATTACTCCTAATGCCTTACGAGAAGAGTTGCCACTGCCAGAAGCTGGTCGTGTGTTTGTTAAAAATGCTCGTCAAATCATTGCGAATATTATCCATAAACAAGATCATCGCTTATTAGTGATCACTGGGCCTTGTTCGGTGCATGATGTCGATGCGGCGAAAGCTTATGCCAGAAAACTAAAAGTACTACATGATAAATACCAAGATAGTTTATATATTGTTATGCGGGTTTACTTTGAAAAACCCCGTACAACCGTGGGCTGGAAAGGCTTAATTAATGATCCGCATATGGATGGTTCATTTGATGTTGAAAGTGGCCTGCGCAAAGCACGTGAATTATTAATTTACTTAACGGAATTAGGTTTACCTTTAGCTACCGAAGCGCTTGATCCTATTAGCCCACAATATTTAGCTGAGCTATTTAGTTGGTCTGCGATTGGCGCACGTACCACAGAATCGCAAACCCATCGTGAAATGGCCAGTGGTTTGTCTATGCCTATCGGCTTTAAAAATGGCACTAATGGTGGCCTTGGCGTGGCAATTAATGCTTTGCAGTCAGCAGCGCATTCGCACCGTTTTATGGGCATTAATCGTCAAGGACAAGTTGCACTAATTAAAACCTCAGGTAACCCCGACGGCCATGTTATTTTACGTGGTGGCAAACAACCGAATTATGATTCAGTGAATGTCCAGTTATGTGAGCAAGAGTTGGCTAAACAGGATTTAGAGCCAGGCATTGTGGTTGATTGTTCGCATGGCAATTCTAATAAAGATTACCGCCGTCAACCGTTAGTGGCAGAGAATGTTTTTAATCAAATTTGTGACGGCAATAAGTCGATCATTGGTATTATGTTAGAGAGTAATATCAATCCAGGTAATCAGAGTTCAGATCTACCATTTAAAGCACTTGAATACGGTGTCTCTGTTACTGATGCTTGCATTGATTTTACTACCACAGAACAGCTTATTTTAGGTGCTAGTACCAAGCTTGAAACCATTTTAAAGCAAAGAATTAATGCTACGAGTTAA
- the acs gene encoding acetate--CoA ligase, whose protein sequence is MQELKSRYPVLEQAKAHTYIDAATYDAMYQQSIEQPEVFWAEQAEEFLDWYKPWDSVTDVDMKSADIKWFSGGKLNVSYNCIDRHLVTKANDTAIIWEGDDPSEDKKITYQELHDHVCRFANLLKARGVKKGDRVCIYMPMIPEIGYAMLACARIGAVHSVVFGGFSTEAIRSRIIDADCQVVITSDESLRGGRVIPIKSNVDAAIVDCPNVHSVIVVERTAGDIAWNDKVDVNYQQEVAKLPAACDPEVMDAEDPLFILYTSGSTGTPKGVLHTCGGYLLYAAMTHKYVFDYKDGEIYWCTADAGWITGHSYIFYGPLANGATTLVFEGVPTYPDAGRFWEVCDKHQVNIFYTAPTAIRALMSVGDSFVEKADLSSLRILGTVGEPINPEAWHWYYEVVGKNNCPIVDTWWQTETGGILITSLPGAVDMKPGAAGKPFFGVKPALFDKDGNTLEGENQGLLMMTGSWPGQLRSVYGDHERFYQTYLSQYPGNYFTGDGAKRDEDGFYWITGRVDDVLNVSGHRLGTAEIESALVLHPAVAEAAVVGYPHEIKGQGVYAYVTLMSNATESDALLAELTEFVAKELGRFAKPDYIQYAPGLPKTRSGKIMRRILRKIAENDLDTLGDTSTLAEPAVVEHLVSNRIVHS, encoded by the coding sequence ATGCAAGAACTTAAAAGCCGTTATCCCGTATTAGAGCAGGCAAAAGCTCACACCTATATTGATGCCGCAACTTATGATGCCATGTATCAACAATCAATCGAGCAACCTGAAGTTTTTTGGGCTGAACAAGCTGAAGAATTTCTTGATTGGTATAAACCTTGGGATAGTGTGACTGATGTCGACATGAAGTCTGCAGATATCAAATGGTTTTCTGGTGGTAAATTAAATGTTAGCTACAACTGTATTGATCGTCACTTAGTGACTAAAGCTAATGACACTGCCATTATCTGGGAAGGTGATGATCCCAGTGAAGATAAAAAAATTACTTATCAAGAGCTACACGATCATGTTTGTCGCTTTGCAAATTTATTAAAAGCACGTGGCGTAAAAAAAGGTGATCGTGTTTGTATTTATATGCCAATGATCCCTGAAATTGGTTATGCCATGTTAGCCTGTGCTCGCATAGGTGCGGTGCATTCGGTCGTTTTTGGTGGTTTCTCTACTGAAGCTATTCGTTCACGAATTATAGATGCTGACTGCCAAGTTGTGATCACCTCGGATGAAAGTCTTCGTGGTGGACGCGTTATTCCAATTAAATCTAATGTTGATGCTGCGATTGTTGATTGCCCAAATGTTCACTCGGTAATTGTTGTGGAAAGAACCGCGGGTGATATTGCTTGGAATGATAAAGTTGATGTCAATTATCAACAAGAAGTTGCTAAGCTTCCTGCCGCTTGTGACCCTGAAGTGATGGACGCTGAAGACCCATTATTTATTTTATATACCTCGGGTTCAACAGGCACACCTAAAGGTGTACTTCATACTTGTGGTGGCTATTTACTTTATGCTGCTATGACCCATAAATATGTCTTTGATTATAAAGATGGCGAAATTTATTGGTGTACAGCTGATGCCGGTTGGATCACTGGACACTCTTATATTTTTTACGGACCATTAGCCAATGGCGCGACCACCTTAGTTTTTGAAGGAGTGCCAACTTACCCAGATGCTGGCCGTTTTTGGGAAGTATGTGATAAGCATCAGGTTAATATTTTCTATACTGCCCCAACGGCTATTCGCGCATTAATGAGTGTTGGCGATAGCTTTGTTGAAAAAGCTGATTTATCGTCACTACGTATTTTAGGTACCGTTGGCGAGCCCATTAACCCTGAAGCATGGCATTGGTACTATGAAGTTGTGGGTAAAAATAATTGCCCTATCGTTGACACGTGGTGGCAAACTGAAACTGGTGGTATTTTAATAACTTCACTGCCCGGTGCTGTTGATATGAAACCAGGTGCTGCAGGTAAACCATTTTTCGGTGTTAAACCGGCACTGTTTGATAAAGACGGCAATACTCTAGAAGGCGAAAACCAAGGCTTGCTAATGATGACGGGCAGCTGGCCAGGCCAATTACGTAGTGTTTATGGCGATCACGAGCGCTTTTATCAAACCTATTTAAGTCAATACCCAGGAAATTACTTTACTGGTGATGGTGCAAAACGGGATGAAGATGGCTTTTACTGGATCACTGGCCGTGTTGATGATGTCTTAAATGTTTCTGGTCACCGACTAGGCACTGCAGAAATCGAAAGTGCACTTGTACTACATCCTGCAGTTGCTGAAGCGGCTGTTGTAGGTTACCCACATGAAATCAAAGGCCAAGGGGTATATGCCTATGTGACCTTGATGAGTAATGCAACAGAATCAGATGCCTTGTTAGCAGAGTTAACTGAATTTGTTGCCAAAGAGTTAGGTCGTTTTGCTAAGCCTGATTATATTCAATATGCTCCAGGCTTACCTAAAACACGTTCGGGTAAAATTATGCGCCGTATTTTACGTAAAATTGCTGAAAACGATCTTGATACCTTAGGTGATACATCAACGTTAGCTGAGCCTGCTGTTGTTGAGCACTTAGTTAGTAACCGGATTGTTCATAGTTAA
- a CDS encoding DUF2703 domain-containing protein encodes MALINCWECDATISTTAEACPKCGAPSKHVNSVAQDLQPVVQTIGIDPEVHKEMLAQASITVKRKKLLKNLQDIVAGTVHEKFLNAKGNGKKVYAQIQWKHYFIDDHEKDKTTQTHVSKTTGFTNRGNSYVKDVNVSTTTTHYDYVDVIDTKDHKSTYRLVDCQLDKLKAGQVISLGWVNKSEQPLVDEQCSEDSGPIGQSWGENIQPSIFVSHLDPKGGSESNWQALASEEFNDSFISSSIGKWHLLWLTPVVLSVANFQEELLISGSVIALSAMIVVKVARSIKAGKQFKLFKEWYRNEASQMLHKGNDSYERLR; translated from the coding sequence ATGGCTTTAATAAATTGTTGGGAATGTGACGCTACTATCAGTACAACAGCTGAGGCTTGTCCGAAATGCGGTGCACCATCAAAGCATGTAAATTCAGTTGCTCAAGACCTGCAGCCTGTAGTGCAAACTATCGGCATAGACCCAGAAGTGCACAAGGAAATGCTAGCTCAAGCGAGTATTACGGTAAAGCGTAAAAAACTGTTGAAAAATTTGCAGGACATTGTTGCCGGCACTGTCCATGAAAAGTTTTTGAATGCCAAAGGTAATGGGAAAAAGGTTTATGCGCAAATTCAATGGAAGCATTATTTTATTGATGATCATGAAAAAGATAAAACTACGCAAACACACGTAAGTAAAACAACCGGTTTTACTAATCGCGGTAACAGTTATGTAAAAGATGTCAACGTAAGTACGACGACAACACATTATGATTATGTTGATGTTATTGATACAAAAGATCATAAATCGACATACCGTTTAGTTGATTGCCAACTAGACAAATTAAAGGCCGGCCAAGTTATTTCCTTAGGATGGGTGAATAAATCGGAACAACCTTTAGTTGATGAGCAATGCTCCGAGGATTCTGGGCCGATAGGTCAAAGCTGGGGGGAAAACATTCAACCGTCAATTTTTGTCTCTCACCTTGACCCTAAAGGCGGTAGTGAAAGTAATTGGCAGGCGTTAGCATCTGAAGAATTTAATGATAGTTTTATCAGTAGTAGTATTGGTAAATGGCATTTACTTTGGCTGACTCCAGTAGTACTTAGTGTAGCTAATTTTCAAGAGGAACTGCTCATTAGCGGCTCTGTGATTGCTTTGTCGGCGATGATTGTCGTTAAAGTCGCGCGTAGTATCAAAGCCGGTAAACAATTTAAATTATTTAAAGAATGGTACCGAAATGAAGCCAGTCAAATGTTACATAAAGGCAATGATAGCTATGAGCGATTAAGGTAA
- a CDS encoding serine/threonine-protein kinase, with the protein MASTALFEHFSLLIDLPKNQHVSYFNQHISDPSQAEELKALLNNHFSNSDKTQWHELIAQQAQDITGDEQLDDLLGSNLGVYTLTEVIGEGGMGIVFLAERNDGMMQQQVAIKFLFPSIVHVVGSKLVHNQAQILARLNHPNITQVYDAGTSPTGLHYVVMEYVAGQPIDLYCQQQKLNFIERVHLFLDVCDAITKTHLINIAHSDIKPGNVLVNKDGLVKILDFDIAKMLHSNEQEAEDDSVKRYLRALSLAYASPEQLTGQMLTLATDQYSLAVLFYVLLSEQTPFDIERKNINELVEDIQSGRAKTLVINQDHIQITIGQHWAMVSDMAKIITKAMSANVNDRYPTVAAFKSDIHKTLKYFPTEVNYSLWQRAKKWLIRKPLLALVYAVLIIASLSFAVQNENIEQERNLALIAQQYAEQKTQLAERDKMHAVAVASQLANILKQKNTNQTQAERSAVKAMLMQGYESIMNSSTLNSVEKLHLVQVIVESYLNQKQHQAAITALERTLDISELLMQDIVQQLPLSLLLIETYLQIEQRLRASTFVERLKKAISSQGHSSETEKLLLLAERALSQA; encoded by the coding sequence ATGGCCTCAACTGCCTTATTTGAGCATTTCTCATTGCTTATTGATTTACCCAAAAATCAACATGTGAGTTATTTCAATCAGCATATTAGTGACCCATCACAGGCAGAAGAGCTGAAAGCACTGCTTAATAACCATTTTAGCAATAGTGATAAAACACAATGGCATGAGCTCATTGCTCAACAAGCCCAAGATATCACCGGTGATGAACAGTTGGATGACTTACTTGGTAGCAACCTCGGCGTTTATACCTTAACGGAAGTTATTGGCGAAGGGGGCATGGGCATTGTATTTTTAGCTGAGCGTAATGATGGCATGATGCAGCAACAAGTCGCTATCAAGTTTTTGTTTCCGTCAATTGTTCATGTTGTGGGGTCAAAATTGGTTCATAACCAAGCCCAAATTTTAGCAAGACTGAATCACCCCAATATAACGCAAGTTTATGATGCAGGTACCAGCCCAACAGGACTACATTATGTCGTGATGGAGTACGTGGCTGGTCAGCCTATTGATCTGTATTGCCAACAGCAAAAGCTTAACTTTATAGAGCGAGTTCATTTGTTTTTAGACGTTTGTGATGCAATAACTAAGACTCATTTAATTAATATTGCTCATAGCGATATTAAACCGGGCAATGTGCTGGTTAACAAGGATGGTTTGGTAAAAATACTCGACTTTGATATTGCAAAAATGCTGCACAGTAATGAGCAAGAAGCTGAAGATGACAGTGTGAAACGTTATCTTCGTGCGCTGAGTCTTGCTTATGCGTCGCCTGAGCAATTAACTGGTCAGATGCTAACGTTAGCAACTGACCAATATTCGTTAGCGGTGCTATTTTATGTTTTGCTGAGTGAGCAGACTCCCTTTGATATCGAACGAAAAAATATCAATGAGTTAGTAGAAGATATTCAGTCAGGCCGAGCTAAAACATTGGTGATTAATCAAGATCATATCCAAATAACAATCGGCCAACATTGGGCTATGGTGAGCGATATGGCGAAAATAATCACCAAAGCCATGTCGGCAAATGTCAATGACCGTTACCCAACGGTTGCGGCTTTTAAATCAGACATTCATAAAACCCTAAAATATTTTCCTACTGAGGTAAATTATTCATTATGGCAGCGAGCTAAAAAGTGGTTAATACGAAAGCCTTTACTTGCGTTAGTGTATGCGGTGCTGATTATTGCAAGCCTGTCTTTTGCTGTGCAAAATGAAAATATTGAGCAAGAGCGTAATTTAGCCTTAATCGCTCAGCAATATGCTGAGCAGAAAACACAGCTTGCTGAACGAGATAAAATGCATGCAGTAGCGGTTGCTAGTCAATTAGCAAATATTTTAAAGCAAAAAAATACTAATCAAACTCAAGCTGAGCGGAGTGCTGTTAAGGCTATGCTTATGCAAGGTTATGAGAGCATCATGAACTCAAGCACGCTCAACAGCGTGGAAAAATTACACCTAGTACAAGTTATTGTTGAAAGTTATCTTAATCAAAAACAACACCAAGCAGCGATAACAGCACTCGAGAGAACACTCGATATATCTGAATTGCTGATGCAAGATATAGTGCAGCAATTACCATTATCACTTTTGTTGATCGAAACTTATTTACAGATAGAGCAAAGGCTTCGGGCAAGTACTTTTGTCGAACGATTGAAAAAAGCAATAAGCTCTCAAGGTCATAGTAGTGAAACTGAAAAGTTACTGTTATTGGCTGAAAGGGCTTTGTCGCAGGCTTGA
- a CDS encoding ECF-type sigma factor encodes MMKQDITQAIVDWAEGSAQSQENLYVLIYDHLRKLASKQRLKVADKFGQSSIEEHINSTTAIVHEVYIKLESSNGEYFRHRKEFFIMVARTIHNILVDQARKNAAQKRQAELTTFDDIGEELAFEFSEQDQKMLDLGNALQQMEVEYPRQAQSMQLKYFGGLLVKEISDILAISTSSAEKDLAFAKSWLKLRLTS; translated from the coding sequence ATGATGAAACAAGATATCACTCAAGCTATCGTTGACTGGGCTGAAGGTAGCGCCCAATCACAAGAAAATCTATATGTACTTATTTATGATCATTTACGGAAATTAGCATCAAAGCAAAGATTGAAAGTGGCTGATAAGTTTGGTCAAAGTAGTATTGAGGAGCATATCAACTCCACTACAGCAATTGTGCATGAAGTCTATATAAAACTTGAGAGCAGTAATGGCGAGTACTTTCGTCATCGCAAAGAGTTTTTTATTATGGTTGCTCGTACCATTCATAATATTTTAGTCGATCAAGCGAGAAAAAATGCCGCGCAAAAACGGCAAGCGGAATTGACAACGTTTGATGATATAGGTGAAGAACTGGCTTTTGAATTTTCGGAACAAGATCAAAAAATGTTAGATTTAGGTAATGCACTACAACAAATGGAAGTTGAATATCCAAGGCAAGCACAAAGTATGCAGTTAAAATATTTTGGCGGTTTGCTGGTTAAAGAAATTTCCGATATTCTTGCGATTAGTACTTCCAGTGCAGAAAAAGATTTGGCCTTTGCTAAATCATGGCTTAAATTAAGGTTAACATCATGA
- the rplS gene encoding 50S ribosomal protein L19: protein MSNIIKQLEAEQMKKDVPAYSPGDTVVVQVKVTEGDKSRLQAFEGVVIAIKNRGINSAFTVRKISNGVGVERVFQTHSPIVDSIEVKRRGDVRQAKLYYLRERSGKSARIKEKLAKR, encoded by the coding sequence ATGAGTAATATTATTAAGCAGCTTGAAGCTGAGCAAATGAAAAAAGATGTACCAGCGTATAGCCCAGGCGATACTGTTGTTGTACAAGTAAAAGTTACAGAAGGTGATAAATCACGTCTTCAAGCATTTGAAGGTGTTGTAATCGCAATTAAAAACCGCGGCATCAATTCTGCATTCACTGTTCGTAAAATTTCAAACGGTGTTGGTGTAGAGCGTGTATTCCAGACACATAGCCCAATCGTTGACTCAATTGAAGTCAAACGTCGCGGTGATGTACGTCAAGCTAAGCTTTACTATCTTCGTGAGCGTTCAGGTAAATCTGCACGTATCAAAGAGAAATTGGCAAAAAGATAA
- the trmD gene encoding tRNA (guanosine(37)-N1)-methyltransferase TrmD, translating to MSNCKLWIGVISLFPEMFDAITEYGVTGRAIRKGLIDFHKWNPRDFTHDKHRTVDDRPYGGGPGMLMMVQPLRDAIIAARAVAEVDGKKAKVIYLSPQGRKLDQAGVRELAQHDRLIFIAGRYEGIDERLIESEIDEEWSVGDYVLSGGELPAMNVIDAVARFVPGVLGHQQSAEQDSFSDGLLDCPHYTRPEVMDVSLTETKPVPKVLLSGNHEHIRQWRQYQSLERTWARRPELLTNLALTAEQQKMLVAIKADNKNTVDDCEP from the coding sequence TTGAGTAACTGCAAATTATGGATTGGGGTGATCAGCCTTTTTCCGGAAATGTTTGATGCAATTACCGAGTACGGGGTGACTGGCCGAGCTATTCGTAAAGGTTTAATTGACTTTCATAAGTGGAATCCTAGAGATTTTACTCATGATAAACATCGCACCGTAGATGATCGCCCTTATGGCGGTGGTCCAGGGATGCTGATGATGGTTCAACCGTTACGAGATGCCATTATTGCTGCACGTGCTGTAGCTGAAGTTGATGGTAAAAAAGCTAAGGTTATATATTTGTCGCCGCAAGGACGAAAATTGGACCAAGCCGGTGTACGCGAATTAGCACAACATGACCGACTGATATTTATAGCGGGACGTTATGAAGGTATAGATGAGCGACTCATTGAATCTGAAATAGATGAAGAGTGGTCGGTCGGCGATTATGTTTTAAGTGGTGGGGAACTGCCTGCTATGAATGTAATTGATGCCGTAGCACGCTTTGTGCCTGGTGTATTAGGACATCAACAATCAGCCGAGCAGGATTCATTTTCTGACGGTTTATTGGATTGTCCTCATTATACTCGGCCAGAGGTAATGGATGTTTCGTTAACCGAAACAAAGCCCGTTCCCAAAGTGTTGTTAAGTGGTAATCACGAACACATTAGGCAATGGCGCCAATATCAGTCATTAGAACGAACATGGGCCAGAAGACCAGAACTATTAACTAACCTAGCTCTGACAGCGGAACAGCAAAAAATGTTAGTAGCCATTAAGGCTGATAACAAAAATACTGTTGATGACTGTGAACCCTAG